In Candidatus Methylomirabilota bacterium, the DNA window ACGCCGGCCCGCTGCGCCTGCTCAATCCCATCGCCGCGACCGTGACCGCGAGCGACACCGACCTGCCGCGCATCCGCTTCGTGATGGACGCCCTGGTGCCGGTGGTGCGGGGCACCCGGCGAATCCGCGAGTCGCGCGAGGAATGACCGCCGCCGATCTCGCGCGGCCATGAGACCGCGACGCAGCGTGCTGTTCATGCCCGGCTCCAGCGCGCGGGCCCTCGAGAAGGCCCGCACGCTGCCCGCGGACGCGCTGATCCTGGACCTGGAGGACGCGGTGGCCCCGGAAGCGAAAGCGGGGGCGCGCGCCCGGGTCCTGGCCGCGGTGCGGGCCGGCGGCTACGGCCCGCGTGAAATCATCGTCCGGCTGAACGGGCCGGGCACCCCGTGGGGAGCCGACGATCTCGCGGCGGTGGCGCAGGCCCCCGTCGACGCGGTGCTCCTCCCCAAGGTCGAGTCCGCGGAGACCGTGACCGCGGCGCTCCAGCGTCTGGGTCCGACGCGCGACGTCTGGTGCATGCTGGAGACGCCGCGCGGCGTCCTGAACGCCGCGGCGATCGCCGCGGCCAGCCCGCGCGTGGGCGCGCTGGTCATGGGCACCTCCGACCTGACCAAGGACCTGCACGCGCGTCCCACGCGCGACCGGATTCCGCTCCTGACCAGCCTGGAGCTCTGCGTGCTCGCGGCTCGTGCCGCCGGGATCACCGCGCTCGACGGCGTCCACCTCGACCTCGACGACGAGGCCGGCTTCGCGGCCGCCTGTCGGCAGGCCGCCGAGCTGGGCTTCGACGGCAAGACGCTGATCCATCCTCGACAGGTCGCCGCCGCCAATGAGGCCTTCGCGCCCGGCGCGAGCGAGGTCGACTGGGCCCGCCGGGTCATTGCCGCCCATGCCGACGCCGTCGCCGGCGGGCGCGGCGTGGTGGTGCTGGACGGTCGCTTGATCGAGAATCTCCACGTCGACGACGCCCGGCGCGTCCTGGCCCTGGCCGAGACGATCGCCGCGCGCTCGGCGGGCTGAGCCCGGCGGCCCGCGTGGTCGGAGCCGGGCCAAAGGGCGGGAAAGTTTCTCCCTGGGTGGGGAAAGGACCACCGGCCCGGCGTCCGTCGGAGGTGTAACCCCAGGATTCCACTTGCCCCCTGTCGTGGTCCGCCATTTGCTCTGTCCGACGGCACCAACGAAAGCGAGGTGGGCCGGGATGATGAGTGCCGACGTCCTGTGGTGGCTGGGAGTGTTCCTCTCGCTCGGGGTGGTGGCCGGAGTCGCCTGGATCTTCGACGCCTGAGCGCGATATCCCGGGCCGCGCCGCTCACGTTCGAGACGGCGAAGGCGGCGCTGCGGATGGCGGTGGCTCTGGCCCTCATGGCGGCCGGCGTCCCGGCCGCGCGCGCCGACGAGATCGAGCCCGACCGGCCGGAGGTCACCGAGAGCGCGCGGCTGGTGCCCCGTGGGGCCCTGCAGCTCGAATCCGGCCTTGCGTACTCGCGGGAGCGTCGCGGCGGCCGGCCGACCGAGGAGACCGTCGAGGCCGAGGCGGACCTCCGCCTCGGCCTCCTGCATGACCTCGAGCTGAACCTCGGCTGGTCGCCCCTGGTGCGCGTGCGCGGTGCGGACGACGACACCGGCATCGGCGACGTCACGCTGGGAGTCCGGTATCGCTTCGTCGAGGGCTTCGAGGACGCCCGGTGGCCGCCGCACCTGGGCGTGAAGGTCTTCGCGAAGCTGCCCGCGGCCGAGGAGCCGATCGGCACCGGCCGGCCCGACTTCGGCGTGCTGCTGCTCGCCAGCTTCGAGCTGCCGCACGATTTCGAGCTCGAGGTCAACGTGGGCGCCGCCGCGGTGGGCCAGACGCGCCCGAACGGCTATCTCGCCCAGGTCATCGCCACCGCCTCGCTCTCCTACGACATCACGCCGTCGCTCCTGGGCTTCCTCGAGATGCTGTCCAACTCCGCCGACGAGCGCGGCGGGCGCGGATTGCTGGCGGTCAATGTCGGGCTCGTCTATCGCCTGACGCGCCGGCTCGCGATCGACGCGGGGATCCAGACCTCCCTCGCCGGCCAGGGACCGGACTACGTCGTGCGCGCCGGGCTCAGCGTGCTCTGGCGGTAGCCCCGCGCGACGCGCCCGGACCTAGATCCGCTCGATGCCGGGCGTCCCGAACAGACCGTACGGCCGCACCAGCAAGACGCCGAGGAGCACGAGATACGGCGCGAGGCTGCTGAACCCCGCGCCCAGCACCGGGTCGAGATAGCCGGCCGCCTCGCTCTCCAGCACCCCGATCAGCAGCGCGCCCACCACGGTGCCCACCACGCTGTCCATGCCCCCGACCACGACGATCGGGAACACCTTGAGCCCGACGAGCACGAGGCTCAGTCCCCCGCCCCCCACCGCGGCCGAGAGCGTGCCCGCCACCACCGCGATGACGCCGGCCATGGACCACGTGAGCACGACGTGGCGGTCGATGTCGATGCCGCTCGCCATCGCGGCCTGCGGATCGTCCGCGATCGCGCGCAGGGCGAGGCCGGTGCGCGTGCGATAGACCCGGGCGACCATCAGCACGCCGAGGCCGGCGATCGCGGCGGCGATCAGCTTGCCGGGCACGAGGAAGAGCCCGCCGATCTCGATCGGCTCGGACGGCACCGGCAGCGAGATGGCCCCGGAGCCGGCGGGAAAGAACAGCACCGTGGACGCCTGCAGGACCGCGCCGAACCCGATGGTGACCATCACGAGCGAGATCGGCGATTGGCCGATCAGCCGATGCAGCACGACGCGGTTGAACGCCAGCGCCAATACCGCCATGCCCGCGGAGGCGAAGGCGAGCGCCCCGGCCAGGGGAAGGGCCAGCGCGTGCGTCCCGGTGCCGACCAGCTGCGCCGCGAAGGTCACCCACTCGCCGAGGCAGAAGTTGATGACGCGCGAGGCGCGGTACACCACCACGAAGGCCAGCGCCACCAGAGCATAGACGGAGCCGGCGAGGATCCCCTCCACGAGCAGCGCGACGAAGAAGAGCATGCGCCTGGGCCGCCGGTACGGTAGCACGCCGTCGATTGACTTGCCCCGGGCCCTCTGCCAGCATCGGCCCGAGAGCCGATCCCCATGCCACGCCGAGCGACGCTGCGCGAGCGCACCCGCGCTGGTCACCCCACGCGCCGGCCGTGAGCTCGGCGGCGGGCGGCCGGCTTCGGAGCCTCCGCGCCCGCTGGCCGGGGCTCGCCGACCTGGGACTCATCGTCCTGATATGGGCGGTGCCCCTCGTGGCGCTGCGCCCGCTGCAGGATGCGCCCTTCGTCGACGACTGGGTCTACGCGTGGGCGGTCGAGCACCTGCTGCGCACCGGCGAGCTCAAGATCCTGGACTGGTCGGTGAGCCAGAACGTCGCGCACGTGCTCTGGGGCGCGCTGTTCTGCCTGCCGCTCGGCTTCTCGTTCAGCGCGCTGCGCCTGTCCACGTGGGTGGCCTCGCTGCTCGGCCTGGTGGGCCTCCACCTGCTGCTGCGCGAGCTGGGCGTCCGCCGCGTCGACGCCCTCGTGGGCGTCGCGGTCCTGGCCTTCTACCCGGTCTACTTCATCCTCTCGCTGTCGTTCATGACCGACGTGCCGTTCGTCACGGTGACGATCTGGTCCTTCGCCGCCCTCGTCCGCGCGCTCACCCGGGGCTCGCCGCGCGCCCTGGCCGCCGCGAGCCTGTTCGCCTGCCTGGCCGTCGCGATCCGGCCGGTGGGCATCTTCCTCGCGGGCGTCCTCTTGCTCGCGCGATGGCCCTCGTCCACCCGCTGGTGGAGACCCACGCGGGTCCAGCTTGCCGCCGCGGCGGCGCCGATCGTCGTCCTGGCGCTCCTGACGCTGGCCCGGCCGTCGCTCACCGAATCTCGTGCCGACCTCACCTGGGTCCACGGCTCGTGGGCCTGGCGCTGGCAGGTGAACTTCACCTTCGACGGGCTCCAGCTCGGCGGCTGGCTCCTCGCGAACCTCACCGTGGTGGTCGGCACGCTCGGGGTCGCGCTGGCCCCGCTCGCGCTCGGCAGCCTCTCGCGCGAGCGCGCGCGCGTCGCGCTGCCGGTCGGGCTGCTCGCGGCGGCGGCGCTGACCGGGACGCTCCTCGCTCGGGGCGGAGTCGGCGCGCCACTCGATCCGGAGTTCATCTGGAGCCTGCGCGAGCTGGGCGCGACCGAGGCGCTCGTTCCGCCGCTGACCGTGGCTCCCGTCCGCTCCCTGCCCTGGTCGCTCGCCGCGATGTTCGTGGCCACCCTGTCGCTCGCCCTCGCGCTGGCCCCGCTCGCTCGGCGCGGCCTGCGCCCCGAGGCGGGCGGCCTCGCCTGGGGTGCGCTGGGCTACTTCGCGATGGGCACGGTGCTGTGGCTGTTCTACGACCGGTACGCGCTGCCCCTCGTCGCGATCGTCGTCGCGCTGCGGCTGGGCGCGGCCGGGGTCCCGCGGCGACGGCTGGCGCTGCTCGGCGTGGCGATGATGGCCACGGTGAGCGGCGTGGGCACCTGGGATCATCTGCAGTACAACCGCGCGCTGTGGACCGCGGTGGCGTGGGCTCGGGACACCGGGATCGACGCGCGCCGTCTGGACGGCGGCTACGTCATCAACGGCTGGCTGCAGTACGCGCATCCCGAGCACGCGCAGCGGGCCGCCAACGGCGGCGTCGCGGTCTCCGACGTGAACGGGGGCCGCCCCGGCCGCTACGGTATCGTCAAGCGACTGCCCGCCGGGGCCCGCGTGCTGCACGCGGTGCCCTACCGGCGCATGCTGGCGCCGTCGGGCACGCTCTGGGTCGTCGATCGCGCGCCGGACGGCTCGGCCGGGCCGCCGGACGGCCGCCACTGATTGCCTTCGGCCCGCCGACGTGCAACAGTACCTCGCCGTGAGGTTCCGGACGCTCGCCCTCGTCGTGGTGGCCGTCTGCAATCTCGGCGCGACGCACCCCGCCGACGCGCAGCCGGCCGCGCGAACCTGGCGGATCGGCTTCCTCTCGCTGGTCGCGGAGGACCTCGAGCAGTACAAGCCCTGGCTCGCCGCCTTCCGTGACGGACTCCGTCAGCTGGGCTACGTCGAAGGGCAGAACCTGGTCCTCGAGCAGCGCTACGCGGCGGGGCGCATCGATCGCCTCCCCGCCCTCGCCGCCGAGCTGGCCATCGAGCAGCGACTCCCCACCTCGGGCTCGCACCGCGGCTGGGCCGAGGGCGGCCTGCTGATGTCGTACGGCACGGACTTCGTCGCGATGTTCCGGCACGGGGCGGTCGTCGTCGACAAGATCCTGAAGGGCGCGTCCCCCGCCACGCTTCCGGTGGAGCAGCCCACCAAGTTCGAGCTGGTCATCAACGCGAAGACCGCGAAGGCGATCGGGCTCGCGATTCCCCCGTCGGTGCTCGTCCGGGCCGACGCGCTGATCCAATAGCCGAGGATCGACACGTGCCCCCGAAGGCGGTCGTCCTCGCCGCCGGCGCCGGCGTCCGCCTCGGGGCGCTCACCGAGCGCTCGCCCAAGTGCCTGCTCCCGATCGACGGCCGCGCCCTGCTCGACCACCAGCTGGAGACGCTGGCCGCGGCGGGGATCACCGACGTCACGGTCGTCGCCGGTCATCTGGCCGACCGCGTGATCGAGCACGTGGCGGGCCGATGCCGCGTCGTCCGCAACGACCGCTACGCCTCCACCAACAGCATCGTGTCGCTGCACGCGGCCGCCGACGCGGTCAGGGGCTCGGCCTTCGTCTTCCAGAACGCCGACGTCCTGTACCGCCCGACGATCGTGAAGCGCCTGCTCCGGTCGCCGCACGCCAACGCGTGTCTCGTCGATCCGCTGCGTCCGCACGTCGACGGCGAGTTCCACGTCGAGCTGCGCGAGGGACGCATCGTGCGGTACAGCCGGGACGTGCCGCCCACGCGATCGGTCGGGGAGAGCGGTCAGCTGGTGAAGATCGGCGCGCGCGACTCGGCGGCCTTCCTCGACCGCATCGACGCGGTCATTGCCGCCGGGGGCCAGCGCGAGTTCCCCAACCGCGCCTACGACGTGCTGATGAGCGGCGACGGGCTCTGGCCCGTGTACACCGCGGGATTGCCGTGGTGGGAGATCGACACGCCGGCGGACTACGAGCGCTGCGCCCGGGAGCGGACTCGCCTCGACGGGCCGCCGGCGGCCCGATCGCCGCTCGCGCTGGCCCGCTCCTTCCTGCACCGCCCACGGATGCCGTCGCCCTATCGCCAGCTCGCCCGCGCCCTGGCCCGCGGCCGCCGGCATCCCGCCCGGGCGTCGCGCCATCTCGGCGCCGTCCGAGCCGGTCGGCTCGGGCTGGCCGCCTTCGATCTGCTGGTCAACGGACCGCGGGTGCTGGCCGAGACGCTCGCCCTCGCCGCCGAGGCGGGGTTACGGCCGTTCCTGCTGTGGGGCAGCCTGCTGGGCTGCGTGCGCGACGGCGGCTTCATCGTGGGCGATCGCGACATCGACCTCGGCATCCTCGACGGCGACGCGGCTCGGCTGCCGGCGTGGCGAGCGGCCATGAGGGCCCGCGGGTACGGCGTGCGCATCGACAACGAGTTCAAGCTCTCGCTGGTGCACCCGCAGCACCCGCGCCTCTTCGTCGACGTGGACGTGGTGAAGCCGGCCCGCGGCGGCTGGGCCATCACCAACGCCGACGCCGATCCCGCCCGGATCTTCCACTACCGCTTCGACAAGTCGATCTTCGCGGGCCTGCGGATCGCCAGCTTCGTGGACGGCATCGAGGTCGCCGTCCCGGCCGACCCGGAGGGCTTCCTCGAGGCGGTGTACGGGGACTGGACCGTGCCGGAGCCTCCGGTCCACTACCTCTACGGCCCCCTCAACGTCGAGGTGGAGATCCGTTCGCCACGATGACCTCTTGCCGATCGACGTGATCCCGTCCTGAGGACCGGGTCCTTCAGCCTTTCACGCCGAGGGCGCCGGATATCTCGGCCAGCGTCGCCTTCTCGGCCTCGCTGACGCGCACGCCGCCGAAGCCCAGGAAGCCGCCCTCGGTGGAGGCCTCGGCCACCGCCTGGCTGATGTGACGCAGCCACGCCTTGAAGGCGGCCGCCTCGTCCGGCGCCTTGGCGTCCAGCAGCGCGGCGGCGTCGCGCACCGCCGCGACCGCCTTGGCCTTGACCTCGCCAGGCTTGCTGCCGGTGAGCGTCGCCTGCAGCCGATCCCGGGCGGCGGCGCGGCCTTCGGACGTCTCGAAGTCCGCGGCTACCGCCTTGATCAGCTCACTGGATTTCGTATCGCTCTTGGCCTCGAGCAGGGCGTGGCCGGCGACCATGCTCTCCTTCAGCGTCCCCCACAGCCCGCTCGGCTCGGCCGCGGTGACCGCGATGCCGGCCATCATCACGCTCTGCAGCACCTTCGTCCATTCCTCGGGGGAGAAGCTCGCCTTGCTCGCCATGCGGGGTCCTCCTCAGCTCAGCAGCTCCTTCGGGACGTTGCCGCCGTTGTCGGCCAGCTTCTGCAGCACGGTCTTGTGCAGCCACATGTTCATCTGCGCGGAGTCGCCCATCTTCTCGGCGGGACACCCCAGCTCCGTCGCCAATTCCTTGCGGGAGGCGAGGCTGCTGTCGAGGTCGAGGAGCTTGAGCAGGTCCACGATCGAGACCTTCCAGTTGAGCTTCTGCGGATTCGCGGCGGCGAGGCCTTCCAGCTTGGCCACCACGTCCACCACCGTGATCGCCACCGGCGGGGGCGGCGCGGTGACCACCGGGGCGGCCGGCGCCGACGGCACCGGGGCAGCCTGGGGGGCGGGAGCGGCTTCAGCGGCGGGACGATTGAATCCGAGCTTCTGAAGGATGCTGCCGAACAGGCTCATGGTGGATCCCCTTTCCTTTCGCTTGGGCGCGCCAGGGCCGGACGCGCGGCTCACTTGGCCATGTAGGTGGTCCGCTGACCGCCGAGCGAGGCCTCCGCCATGGCGCCGACCAGCGGCCGCACGAAGACGGCCACGCCGTCGACGAAGCGCGCGTTGGTGGCCGCGCCGGTCTCGGCGATGATGGCCGACGCGTTGGCGCCGAAATCGGTGCGGTTCTGCTTGAAGCGGTCGAGCGCCGCCTTGTCCTCGAACACGATCAGCTCGCTGTAGGTCTGGCCGCCGGCCTGCAGGCCGAACGAGGCCTGGGTCACGTCGGCATAGCCGATGTGCTGGCCCCGCTCGAAGACGACGCCGCGGCCGTAGGCGCCGCCGAAGACGAGCCCGCCCTTGGTGATCTCGGGGAAGAAGGCGAAGGCGTGGCTCTTCTTGGCCATCTCCTCGATGCCGGGATCGAGCTTGCTCCATTCCTGGCGCTCGGCTTGCGCCTTGCGGGTCAGCTCGTCCTTCTCGGCGGTGGTGGTGGGAGCGGTGCTGCAGCCGGCCAGCAACCCGGCGGCCAGGCAGATCGCGGTGACGATGCTCGCGTCTCGGGCCATGCCCTGTCCTCCTCGTGATCGGGGGGTGACGACGGTGACCGGATACCGGCGAGGCTCCACCCGAACCCGACGCGCGTCAAGGGGGACTCACGGCATACGACCAAGGTCCCATGGCGATTCGACCACGGAAGGGTCGGGGAAATGTCGTAATGCAAGACCTGACCCCGTCAGCGGAAGTGCGCGATCACCTCGCGGCCGTAGCGCAGCACGTCGTCCGGGGTCTTCACCTGCGCGGGCAGGCCGGCCGCCGCGCTCACCGGCACTCCGACCCGCGAGATTCCCTGGCGGGCGAGTGCCTCGATCTCCGCCGGGTCGGCGGGCGCCGCCACCGTGATCTCGATCGACTTCGGATCGCGGCCGGCGGCCTCCGCGGCCCGCCGCATCTCATCGAGCAGCGCGGGTGACGGGGTGCGGGCCGGGAAGTAGCCATCGCCGAGCCGCCCGGCGCGGCGCGCGGCCGCCGCGGTGTCGCCGCCCACGATGATCGGGATGCGCCGCTCGGGCGGTAGCGGCCGGCAGTAGACGCGCTCGAACGACACGAACCGG includes these proteins:
- a CDS encoding CoA ester lyase; this translates as MRPRRSVLFMPGSSARALEKARTLPADALILDLEDAVAPEAKAGARARVLAAVRAGGYGPREIIVRLNGPGTPWGADDLAAVAQAPVDAVLLPKVESAETVTAALQRLGPTRDVWCMLETPRGVLNAAAIAAASPRVGALVMGTSDLTKDLHARPTRDRIPLLTSLELCVLAARAAGITALDGVHLDLDDEAGFAAACRQAAELGFDGKTLIHPRQVAAANEAFAPGASEVDWARRVIAAHADAVAGGRGVVVLDGRLIENLHVDDARRVLALAETIAARSAG
- a CDS encoding ABC transporter substrate binding protein; the protein is MRFRTLALVVVAVCNLGATHPADAQPAARTWRIGFLSLVAEDLEQYKPWLAAFRDGLRQLGYVEGQNLVLEQRYAAGRIDRLPALAAELAIEQRLPTSGSHRGWAEGGLLMSYGTDFVAMFRHGAVVVDKILKGASPATLPVEQPTKFELVINAKTAKAIGLAIPPSVLVRADALIQ
- a CDS encoding NTP transferase domain-containing protein; this encodes MPPKAVVLAAGAGVRLGALTERSPKCLLPIDGRALLDHQLETLAAAGITDVTVVAGHLADRVIEHVAGRCRVVRNDRYASTNSIVSLHAAADAVRGSAFVFQNADVLYRPTIVKRLLRSPHANACLVDPLRPHVDGEFHVELREGRIVRYSRDVPPTRSVGESGQLVKIGARDSAAFLDRIDAVIAAGGQREFPNRAYDVLMSGDGLWPVYTAGLPWWEIDTPADYERCARERTRLDGPPAARSPLALARSFLHRPRMPSPYRQLARALARGRRHPARASRHLGAVRAGRLGLAAFDLLVNGPRVLAETLALAAEAGLRPFLLWGSLLGCVRDGGFIVGDRDIDLGILDGDAARLPAWRAAMRARGYGVRIDNEFKLSLVHPQHPRLFVDVDVVKPARGGWAITNADADPARIFHYRFDKSIFAGLRIASFVDGIEVAVPADPEGFLEAVYGDWTVPEPPVHYLYGPLNVEVEIRSPR
- a CDS encoding DUF3597 domain-containing protein, whose protein sequence is MSLFGSILQKLGFNRPAAEAAPAPQAAPVPSAPAAPVVTAPPPPVAITVVDVVAKLEGLAAANPQKLNWKVSIVDLLKLLDLDSSLASRKELATELGCPAEKMGDSAQMNMWLHKTVLQKLADNGGNVPKELLS
- a CDS encoding transporter, with the protein product MAVALALMAAGVPAARADEIEPDRPEVTESARLVPRGALQLESGLAYSRERRGGRPTEETVEAEADLRLGLLHDLELNLGWSPLVRVRGADDDTGIGDVTLGVRYRFVEGFEDARWPPHLGVKVFAKLPAAEEPIGTGRPDFGVLLLASFELPHDFELEVNVGAAAVGQTRPNGYLAQVIATASLSYDITPSLLGFLEMLSNSADERGGRGLLAVNVGLVYRLTRRLAIDAGIQTSLAGQGPDYVVRAGLSVLWR
- a CDS encoding branched-chain amino acid ABC transporter permease, producing MLFFVALLVEGILAGSVYALVALAFVVVYRASRVINFCLGEWVTFAAQLVGTGTHALALPLAGALAFASAGMAVLALAFNRVVLHRLIGQSPISLVMVTIGFGAVLQASTVLFFPAGSGAISLPVPSEPIEIGGLFLVPGKLIAAAIAGLGVLMVARVYRTRTGLALRAIADDPQAAMASGIDIDRHVVLTWSMAGVIAVVAGTLSAAVGGGGLSLVLVGLKVFPIVVVGGMDSVVGTVVGALLIGVLESEAAGYLDPVLGAGFSSLAPYLVLLGVLLVRPYGLFGTPGIERI
- a CDS encoding lipid-binding SYLF domain-containing protein, translating into MARDASIVTAICLAAGLLAGCSTAPTTTAEKDELTRKAQAERQEWSKLDPGIEEMAKKSHAFAFFPEITKGGLVFGGAYGRGVVFERGQHIGYADVTQASFGLQAGGQTYSELIVFEDKAALDRFKQNRTDFGANASAIIAETGAATNARFVDGVAVFVRPLVGAMAEASLGGQRTTYMAK
- a CDS encoding glycosyltransferase family 39 protein, with amino-acid sequence MSSAAGGRLRSLRARWPGLADLGLIVLIWAVPLVALRPLQDAPFVDDWVYAWAVEHLLRTGELKILDWSVSQNVAHVLWGALFCLPLGFSFSALRLSTWVASLLGLVGLHLLLRELGVRRVDALVGVAVLAFYPVYFILSLSFMTDVPFVTVTIWSFAALVRALTRGSPRALAAASLFACLAVAIRPVGIFLAGVLLLARWPSSTRWWRPTRVQLAAAAAPIVVLALLTLARPSLTESRADLTWVHGSWAWRWQVNFTFDGLQLGGWLLANLTVVVGTLGVALAPLALGSLSRERARVALPVGLLAAAALTGTLLARGGVGAPLDPEFIWSLRELGATEALVPPLTVAPVRSLPWSLAAMFVATLSLALALAPLARRGLRPEAGGLAWGALGYFAMGTVLWLFYDRYALPLVAIVVALRLGAAGVPRRRLALLGVAMMATVSGVGTWDHLQYNRALWTAVAWARDTGIDARRLDGGYVINGWLQYAHPEHAQRAANGGVAVSDVNGGRPGRYGIVKRLPAGARVLHAVPYRRMLAPSGTLWVVDRAPDGSAGPPDGRH